GACGTACCAGGGTTAGACCACGCACCGAACCTTGCTCTGACACCAATGTTAGAAATTTAGGGTTTGCCGTCTACCCTCTAATTCCTTTGCGCTTATCCGTGGTGTCGCTCATAATTTGCATATCTGAGGCTAGGGGATAGAGACCTTCTTATACTGCCTTTCCAAAGAGTCCATCTCTTATACAGATAAGATTCCTAGTCTTTCCAACTAGTTTTCCGGATAGAGTCCAGATCAAATTACCAACTACGATCAAATTTGTCTGTTAACGGATTCTACCCGTTGTGTCCCCGGAGCACGCGCTTGTGAGCAACGCGCCATAATAGAGTGTAAATTTCTCTAATTACATAGATCAACATTAGGACTGTAATCTAACTGTACGATCTAGCCCCTTCCAATCATCAGTGTACCCGGATAGTCTTTCCAATATAAATAGTATATTGTATTCCACTGATAATCGACAGCTTCCTTAAGCATATATTGCTTAAGTACATTCCAACAAGTAACAACTCCATGCTAAACATGTAAAGCAATTCCATGTATAAATACATGTATAATTCCATACGAGGTATTCCGAATATTAACAATTCTAAGTAATTTGAATATAGTTGCAGGACACATAATTCCAACACTCCTTCCAATTGAAGTCAAGATTGCTCGTGTCTCCCTTCCCTATGACCATAGAGAAGTGGTCATGGATGATTTTTTTTTCCGCCATGGTCAGTAACCCATCCATTCGTGAGTTTGATTCGGTGAATATGGTTCTTCCTTCTCCGGACATTAATACGACGATGCGCTCGGATTGCCAACCTTAAAGAGGGTGATGCAAACCTTGGTATTTAAAATGTTTATGCAAGAACAATGGTTCAACTTGCAAAGGGATGTAGTTTAAAAATTAAAAGTGTTTATGCATGCATACTGTATGATATTACAATGTACCAAGGTACAATTtaagttttttttttgcgggtgacaaTTTAAGTTTATGTTAAGAAGAACAAAGACGCAGCCAGCCATCCCCTTGGTCTTCTGCAGATCTTCCAGCCGAGCTTAATACTTGACCAATTAGTTTACTTAGACACCATGGCCACCAAGTGAGTCCGTCAGCAACCTCCTGAGCCTTGTCGCCGCCATGGACGCATCCAAGACAGCCTCAGAGCTCATTGCCTGCATATCACATTCACACACGCACAGTGAAGACAGTGTCATTTGCAGGAACAAGATTTGATCATCAACCGAACAGAAAGCAAGCAAGCATGCATGCCGAAGCTGGGGTGGACCATAATATTACCATGCACTTGATCGTGTAGAAAACCTTGCCACCATCGACGAAGCACCAGCTCGCCTCGACGACCTCCATGCGTCCATCCTGCTCGATCAGGCGGATCACCCTGTGCATCTCGACTCTCTCCGCGGAGCCCGTCGTGAAGCTCACGTCGAAATGCGCCGCCCCGCCGAGCTGCACCGTTACGTCCCCAGGACCCGATGGTCCCGCCCCTCCTGTGTCTAGGACGCTGCCGCTGCAGCTGCGCCCGGCCATCCTTCGGCTTTGGGTTTTGTCATCTCTCATCTGCCTCAGCCTTTCGACTCTCTCGTATAGGTCTTCGATGTAGGCGGTGGCCTGCATCAGCTGGCTGGGAATGTCCGGAGGACCCTGGCCACGCAAAGAAGAGTTCTGTAAAATCTTCACGTACTTGACTGACATGATTAACCCAACCATCCTTCTGCCAGGAGAaatatacaagcaccgtgaaacaTGGACTGACTGTGaattactccctccatctcataataTAATATGTTATCACATGGGGCAAAGGGTGTAGCATCATacccattttttttcaaaaaaatgactATTCTTACAATACTCCGCGTTTGAGTTATAGCTGGGTCGTGCTCGATGATCTGGCTGGGACCAAGGATCGTTTTCTGCCGGTTCCCACACACACGTTCTGCCCGCACCAGGTCCATATAATTATGGATCTGTCTAGATCTCAGTCGACTTAGACTTCGCGAAGTCTAAGTCAACTGACGTCATAAATAAATTGATCGCTTGTTTAAATTCGTTCGCATGCCTGGAGTCAGTTTTCCTGTTCGTTTTGTGTTGGCCTGCGTTGGCTCACCACGTGGGCTGCTGTTGGGCTGTATTGACATTGTCTCTTCGTTGTGCCTGTGtttgttttttaattttttatttatttGTGCTTTTTACTGGAATTGGTAGAACATTGTCCCGTTGGTGTATTGCTACACAACACAATGTAGCTCTTATTTTTCACCCTAGCATTGCTAATGCTCTGTTCCTTCTTTTTTTGTCAtcctgtttttttttcatttttttgtatttttaaatGATAAAGGAATATTTAATGgaacaaagaaaaaaataaaaacaaacaaaataaaaagaaGAGCACAATTTAATTG
This portion of the Triticum dicoccoides isolate Atlit2015 ecotype Zavitan chromosome 7A, WEW_v2.0, whole genome shotgun sequence genome encodes:
- the LOC119327511 gene encoding uncharacterized protein LOC119327511 — protein: MKRKGGDGEGTNMVFGMNDARRKASGRIEVEDLCSKLTSLLPQDYRLGASQGPPDIPSQLMQATAYIEDLYERVERLRQMRDDKTQSRRMAGRSCSGSVLDTGGAGPSGPGDVTVQLGGAAHFDVSFTTGSAERVEMHRVIRLIEQDGRMEVVEASWCFVDGGKVFYTIKCMAMSSEAVLDASMAATRLRRLLTDSLGGHGV